The proteins below come from a single Epinephelus moara isolate mb chromosome 19, YSFRI_EMoa_1.0, whole genome shotgun sequence genomic window:
- the pkd2l1 gene encoding polycystic kidney disease 2-like 1 protein: MKCLNNRADSHLTGQVELDSVGNGAWVNHGYCGSPPPLPRAVSTIYNPQPLFQGSMDSIYKLDNPGPFPEEPPSTDQSLVKKQRGCCSFIKGFWGTTLTENTSNNRELFVRTTLRELIVYLVFLVDICLLTYGMTSSSTYYYTKAMTDLFVNTAGESGVRFQSISTMADFWTYAQGPLLDGLYWTKWYNNQSLDSGNQSFIYYENMLLGVPRMRQIKIVNNSCKVHNDFQEEIIGCYDVYNDKKEDDLSFGLINGTAWTYHTEKEVKGSSHWGLLTTYSGAGYYQDLSLTKEESANTLKELVDNLWLDRGTRAVFVDFSTYNANINMFCVIRLLVEFPATGGAIPSYQIRTVKLIRYITYWDFFILGCEMVFCLFIIYYVVEEILELRIHKLSYFKSIWNILDIVVIMLAIVAIVFNIFRTIKVDNLLGKLLEHPGIYADFEFLAFWQTQYNNMNAVNLFFAWIKIFKYISFNKTMTQLSSTLGRCAKDILGFAIMFFIVFFAYAQLGYLLFGTEVESFSTFIKCIFTQFRIILGDFDYDAIDRANRVLGPIYFLTYVFFVFFVLLNMFLAIINDTYSEVKEELSSQQDELQITDIIKQSYMKTFTKLKLKKEKISDVQKALRSGSGEIEFKDFRETLKEMGHADHEISAAFSRFDRDGNQILDEGEQERMKIELEEKRDALCAELNNLGMNYEKELLEKPPVTSNEQRNHSSHTLMDREQFLRLARQVLHLESSVAGITSRIDLIMEKLGLQEKAKGNEMARKLTVTSDDSDDTASDGGVLVCVDRGTKAETSSRRPAVRTNSTYDCHM, translated from the exons AAGCCTGGTGAAAAAACAAAGAGGCTGCTGCTCTTTTATCAAAG GTTTCTGGGGCACAACACTGACTGAAAACACCTCAAACAACAGGGAGCTGTTTGTACGAACCACGCTACGGGAGTTAATTGTTTATCTGGTGTTCCTGGTGGATATATGCCTCC TGACGTATGGTATGACCAGCTCGAGCACCTACTACTACACTAAAGCCATGACGGACctgtttgtgaatacagccgGTGAGAGTGGGGTTAGGTTTCAGTCCATTAGCACCATGGCCGACTTCTGGACT TATGCTCAGGGCCCATTGCTGGATGGACTCTACTGGACTAAGTGGTACAATAACCAGTCACTGGACAGCGGAAACCAGTCCTTCATCTACTACGAGAACATGCTGCTGGGAGTCCCCAGAATGAGGCAGATCAAGATCGTGAACAACTCCTGCAAGGTCCACAACGACTTTCAAGAAGAGATCATAGGGTGTTATGATGTTTACAATGACAAGAAGGAGGATGACCTCAGCTTTGGTCTCATCAACGGCACTGC ctGGACCTACCACACAGAGAAGGAAGTCAAAGGTTCCTCTCACTGGGGCTTGCTGACCACATACAGTGGAGCGGGATACTACCAAGACCTGAGTCTCACCAAAGAGGAGAGTGCCAACACACTGAAGGAACTGGTGGACAACCTGTGGCTCGACCGAGGAACCAGAGCAGTCTTCGTTGACTTCTCCACTTACAATGCAAACATCAACATGTTCTGTGTCATCAG GTTGCTGGTTGAATTCCCAGCAACTGGTGGGGCGATCCCTTCCTACCAGATAAGAACAGTCAAACTGATCCGCTACATCACCTACTGGGATTTCTTCATCCTCGGCTGTGAGATGGTCTTCTGTTTATTCATCATCTATTATGTGGTGGAGGAGATTCTTGAGCTGCGAATACACAAGCTCTCCTATTTCAAAAGCATCTGGAACATACTGGATATTGTTGTCATAATG CTCGCTATCGTTGCCATTGTATTCAATATTTTCCGAACCATCAAAGTGGACAACTTGCTCGGCAAACTGCTGGAACACCCTGGCATCTACGCTGATTTTGAATTTCTGGCCTTCTGGCAAACACAGTACAACAACATGAATGCAGTGAACTTGTTCTTTGCATGGATCAAG ATTTTCAAGTACATTAGTTTTAACAAGACCATGACTCAACTGTCCTCAACACTGGGTCGATGTGCTAAAGATATCTTGGGTTTCGCCATCATGTTCTTCATCGTATTCTTTGCCTATGCCCAACTTGGATACTTGCTCTTTGGGACAGAGGTTGAATCTTTCAGCACCTTCATCAAGTGCAT cTTCACACAGTTCAGGATCATTCTTGGGGACTTTGATTATGATGCCATCGACCGTGCTAATAGAGTTCTTGGGCCAATCTACTTTCTCACCTAtgtgttctttgttttctttgttctaCTG AACATGTTTCTGGCCATCATAAATGACACATATTCTGAGGTTAAGGAGGAGCTCTCATCTCAACAAGATGAGCTACAGATTACTGACATCATCAAACAG AGCTATATGAAGACATTTACGAAGTTGAAACtcaaaaaggagaaaatatcAGATGTTCAGAAAGCACTACGATCTGGATCTGGAGAAATTGAATTCAAGGACTTCAGAGAAACTCTGAAAGA GATGGGACATGCTGATCATGAAATTTCTGCGGCCTTCTCACGGTTTGACCGTGATGGGAACCAAATTCTAGACGAAGGCGAACAAGAGAGGATGAAGATTGAGCTGGAGGAAAAGAGG GATGCTCTTTGCGCTGAACTCAACAATCTTGGAATGAATTATGAGAAAGAATTACTAGAGAAGCCTCCTGTAACATCAAATGAGCAGAGGAACCACTCCAGTCACACCTTAATGGATCGGGAACAGTTTCTGAG ACTGGCCAGACAGGTTCTCCACCTTGAAAGCTCTGTGGCAGGCATCACATCCAGGATTGATTTGATTATGGAGAAACTGGGATTACAAGAAAAAGCTAAAGGGAACGAAATGGCAAGGAAACTGACTGTGACCAGTGATGAC AGTGATGACACTGCCTCAGATGGGGGCGTCCTGGTTTGCGTGGACAGAGGGACGAAGGCTGAGACGTCATCAAGGAGACCAGCAGTTCGCACCAACTCCACATATGACTGTCATATGTGA
- the tial1 gene encoding nucleolysin TIAR isoform X3, whose amino-acid sequence MDARVVKDMTTGKSKGYGFVSFYNKLDAENAIINMGGQWLGGRQIRTNWATRKPPAPKSVQDNGSKQLRFDDVMTQSSPQNCTVYCGGIQSGLSEHLMRQTFSPFGQIMEVRVFPEKGYSFIRFSSHDSAAHAIVSVNGTAIEGHIVKCFWGKESPDMAKNTQQVEYSQWGQWNQVYGNPQQQPQQQQQQQQYGQYVTNGWQVPSYSMYGQTWNQQGFGVEQSQSPAWVGGFGSQSAQAAAAAAQPGQVMSNLANFSMAGYQTQ is encoded by the exons GGACGCCCGTGTTGTGAAGGACATGACGACAGGCAAATCAAAGGGGTATGGATTTGTGTCCTTCTACAACAAACTG GATGCAGAGAATGCCATCATTAACATGGGAGGACAGTGGCTTGGAGGACGCCAAATCAGGACCAACTGGGCAACGCGCAAACCACCTGCTCCAAAGAGTGTCCAGGACA atggTTCAAAGCAGCTGAGGTTCGATGACGTAATGACTCAGTCCAGTCCACAGAACTGCACCGTGTACTGTGGAGGGATCCAGTCAGGACTATCAG AGCACCTAATGCGACAGACCTTCTCGCCGTTTGGTCAAATAATGGAAGTCAGAGTTTTCCCAGAGAAAGGATACTCTTTCATCAG GTTTTCCTCCCATGACAGTGCTGCCCATGCCATCGTTTCAGTAAATGGCACAGCCATCGAAGGACACATAGTGAAGTGCTTCTGGGGCAAAGAATCTCCTGACATGGCAAAAAATACACAGCAG GTTGAGTACAGTCAGTGGGGTCAGTGGAACCAAGTCTATGGGAATCCgcagcagcagccgcagcagcaacagcagcagcagcagtatggGCAATATGTGACCAATGGGTGGCAAGTTCCCTCCTACAGCATGTACGGCCAGACGTGGAACCAGCAAGGATTTGGAGTAGA GCAGTCCCAGTCACCAGCCTGGGTGGGAGGCTTTGGATCTCAGTCAGCCCAGGCCGCCGCCGCCGCAGCCCAGCCCGGTCAAGTCATGTCCAACCTGGCCAACTTCAGCATGGCTGGCTACCAAACACAGTGA